The genome window GCTTCGACGAACAACTGGTATCGAGTGTTGCTGTTGGAGACGAAACTGTAAACTGtttgcaaaactgaaaatactgatgaaattctttgtattttctgcatACAATCGCCAATGACAAGGTTAAGTCTATGGGAATGACAGTGTGTGTACACCGCTTGTGGTGCTTTTTCCCGGAGACGGGCCTGTACTCCTGAAAAGTGTCCGCTCATTACACTGGCCCCGTCATAGCACTGTCCAACACACTTTGACCAGTCAAGGCCGATACCCTTTATTTCGTTGTAAATGAAGTCGGCCAAACTCTCAGCGTCAACCTTGCGCATGTGGTAGCAACCTATGGccctttctttgattttcaggTCATGAACATAGCGCACTAAGATCGCGAGTTGTTCCTTTTTCGAGAGGTCTTTTGTCTCGTCAACAAGAacggcaaaatattttgcttctctgACTTCTTTCGcgatagaacttttgatttcatttcctATGACCTCAATGTAGTCGTTTTGGTACTCGTGTGACATGTAATGGCCATAGGCCTTACGAGAGTTTTTCATCAAGTCAGGGTTGATTTCTGTTAAAAGATGTACTGTCTCTACGAAATTCCCTTGATTGGCACTAGACTCCCCTTCATCATGGCCACGAAACGCAAGACCTTGCCGTCCAAGTAATGCTGTAGTTTTTAGTAGAGCTTTTACGTACTGTCTATTCTCTAGTATTTCTTTTTCGCGTTCTTTGGAGAGGCATGACGCAACAGATTCGGCCGCCTCCGTCTCAATAGCTTTAAACTGAGTCAAAGAAATGGTACATGCTTTGTGTCGGTCGCTGTTTTCGTGCTGCCGTATCAGTTCAGAAATGTCTTTCCACTTTCTAAATCCTATATCAATGAATGCTCTAGCTCCATACCTTTCGCCTGATCTTAGCGAGGATCCACTGAAATGTCGGCAATTGAAACAGAACACCGAGTCCTGTTCTTTCGAATATTCGAGCCATGGGTATTTCAAGAAATAGGAGCTGTTAAATTTTCGTTTGCGATTCCCGATGGTAGTGGCGGGATAGTCAGTCAAAACTGGTTGGCAGGGGTTATCATACGGGTTCACGGACAAATCGGTGCTGATCGTTCTGGAAGCCATTTCCTCCGTTTGTGGTTCGCGCAGGTTTGTCTCCTCAGAAATGAGTCTCACGTCCAGGGTCTGCTCGTTTCTCGGTAAAACCTCGGTTGCCGATGGGTTGTCCCTTGACGTCCCAGCATCACTATCCTACAGAGTaatcaagttttaattaaaaacaaattaaaagtgatGTCCCAGTTACTTCTTTTACCAGGACGTGAATCGTACATAATTAACatagaaaacaacacaaaatttagagcaagcaacaacaaaaaacataatcaattcAACTACGAAGCTATAATCaattagttcgtggtaacgaacttcaagtaaaaaagcgacacggctcaatagtaaccgaaactctaaaacacggaattttgatacctatagatgcatcaaaagaatcagatttgtacgctaatttcaaatatataagttgtatcaaatttagttttacccatcaaaagttacgagcctgagaaaatttgtcttatgtccgaaaaaaggggaaaacaccccccccctgaaagtaatataaccTTAACAAAAATATCACCATTTAATTCAGCGCATCACTGAACTTTACtgcaggagtttcaagctcctatctgctaaaatgacgaattttggattttcttgccagaagaaagatcaaggacgcgtgttattttttttccaggggtgatcgtattgacccagttgtcctagaatatcgcaagagggctcattcaaaggtaaattaaaagttctagtgccctttttcaaatgaaaaaaatttggagagcaactaggccccatcccacccTCTTTTTACCctaagtcacctgatcaaaattttgaaacagccattttgtttaatatatttaaaaatttaataaatatgtctttaaagaTGCCTTAATTGTCCAAAGTCTCTGGGGGAAGGTGTTCAATTTGTGGACTTTGCCCTTTTttgtaaatagttttttttataaatagtataggtaattgcgaagtatacaaacattttcagtttttttctggtgggggggcaGCTCGAGCAGAGGAggttatgtaggaggatctttccatggagaaacttttcataggTGAGCTGAATTTTCGATcaagggggcactggatttccaagcattattaaaaaaagaataagaaattaaatgaaaaaaaagtttcttcaactcaaagtaaggagcaggattgaaacttaaaacgaaaagaaattattacatatgagaaggttcaccctttcgtcaatacctcgctctttacgctaatttttttttttagtacaaaattcctatacaaaatttctttatatatcttgctttctatTTACTGGCTCAATTTCACGCTTGGaagtgttaagggtaattgtcccagtaaattttaaccaggattgtattgttcagaggatgtttccaagggggatttctccgtggaggtgaagCCAGACTTcctggctttatttaaaaaatgatcagaaattaaatagaaaaacagtttttcaactgaaattaaggagcattattaaaacttaaaaataacaagaattattacatatacgagggggtttgcctcctcctcaacactgcgctctttatcctaaagtttaaattttgtcccaattctttaaaaatgactcctcaaacacaaagggcgttttattaaaacagtaagtaacttttttacaaatgctgaaaaactttagcatgaagagaaTGGTGTAGAGGAGGGGGAAGACCCCCTCCTCTATGGGGGCACTGTGGGGGACTTGGGGTGGATCCGGATTTCTGGCAATTCCGCGAGATCGGTACTTCCTGACGCaataggacaaaatttaaaatgtggtagatttacttacagtcggtttgaaaaacgaagccaatcgtcgttgcatctttatttcttcttctttcctttgggcttttattttccttttttttgcaccacTCGCACCGGATGAACTCATGTTTCAATAATCCGATTTGAACTTGAACACAACTTAACACTGTTTCACGgttctttatttgatgaagggtaacgagaaactaaatacaaaccCTGGTCTGGATACCCAATTTCCAGATTGTTTTTCCAGAAATTTCCAGATGTTAGCCTACACATAAATGTGCCGACTGACGGGATTCATTAATCACTGGAGAGACTTCAATGTCACAGAAGCACCCGAGCCCAGGAAGGACTTTACTTTACAAACCCctgccaaaagggtgaccataaattaattagagagaacggcaaaaacaggatactttcttgaaatgcaaTAATCGTCGAGTATCAtgaatttgctatttagtaataattcacagtagaaatacggtaaaaaaaaaagagaaaaaagtagaacaaggacgaataaacaaagaattacgtggttgaaattgggcccctccagaaatcaggggggggccatggccccccccctgcccccccccaaatggcgccactgggagatagggggggggggcagtcatcccctatattttttctctctggTATTTTATCCCTACCTTGCATAAATGCCTATAtggtatttttaaaatggtacttcagaaaatactatttttggTGTGTTCcttgaaaaagtagaaaaataaatataccccctccctaaattttaaaaaatacttttttttcttcgttaaaaataaattgaaaaataattaatgccCTACTATATTGTTGGTAAACGGTGCCCCTAATGCCGATGGAGTATACGTGAATCAACACCTAATCTATTTAGTTTTCATGGTGCCTctagttctttttctttagttttttttttttattacaaacgAGAAACTTGAACAGCTAGATATTGCATTAAATACAGAGGGTGAGAATTATCTTTCCAAAGAAAATCTATCCACCGAAAATTCTTAACACCCCCTTATTTTCTCAGATTGGCGGCCCTGATAGAacctaaaagaaataaaaccgatttttttttattttcaaggtatccatattttttttctacaaacaaaaaacttgaatCATAAACACAAAACACTCACTTTATTTAAATACTATAACTTTATCTAAACACACTCATATCTCACTAAACatagaagagagaaaaatttccaTCTAAAGAAAATATGATTAGCATCATTTTGCGGTTTGTGTCATATTATTGGTGCAAAACAGTGAATCAGAGCTATTAAatattgatatcaaacagttcgtggtaacgaactgtagtaaggagcgaaccggctcaatagtaaacgaaactctaaaaaacggaatttcgatgctaaaagatatatcaaaagaatcggatttctatgctgattttaaatatataagtttcatcaaatttagtctttgtcataaaaagttacgagcctgagaaaatttgccttattttggaaaatagggggtaacaccccctaaaagtcataggatcttaacaaaaattacaccatcgcattcagcgtatcagagaaccctatagaaaaaatttcaaggtccaatctacaaaaatgtggaatttcgtattttttgccagaagacaaatcacgggtgcgtgtttatttgtttttttgttttgtttttttttttccccaggggtcatcgtatcgaccaagtggtcctagagtgttgcaaaagggctcattctaacggaaatgaaaagttctagtgccctttttaagtgaccaaaaaaattggagggcacctaggccccctcccacgctcattttttccccaaagtcaacggatcaaaattttgagatagccattttgttccgcatagtcgaaaaccataataactatgtctttggggatgacttaccccccacagtccctgggggaggggctgcaatttacaaactttgaccaatgtttacatacagtaatggttactgggaagtgtaccgacgttatcagggggatttttttggtttgggtgtggggttcaggggagggggctatatgggaggatctttccttggaggaatatttcatgggggaagagaaattcaatgaaaagggcgcaggactttctagcattactataaaaaaaaagaacaatgaaaatgtaaacatgaaaaagttttttcaattgaaagtaaggagaagcattaaaacttaaaacgaacagagattattacgcatatgaggggttctaaaaatactctagcataaagagcgaggtatttaggaggagataaatacttcgctctttatgctaaaatttttttaaataatttcaactatttattctacggcctttctgattcaggggtcattcttaaagaattgggataaaacaagatttagtgtgaagagcgaggtattaacgaggggaccaaccccctcatatatataatcaaaaatttaagaatataaaagtttgttacgtaagttaattcttaagttacgtatttttttttactaataaaaacgttcgttaaaaataaaagatctagttgcctttttaagtaaccgaaaaattggagggcaactagacctccttccccaccccttatttctcaaaatcgtctgatcaaaactaagagaaagccatttagccaaaaaaagaattaatatgcaaatttcatttttataatttatgtacggagagccaaaatcagacatgcattaattcaaaaactttcagaaattaaataaaaaaataagttttctgaaatgaaagtaaggagcgacattaaaacttaaaacgaacagaaattactccgtatatgaaaggggcttttcctcctcgacaccccgctccttgcgctaaagtttgattctttctcgcaactctactttttaaaacaataaaaaactttagcgtaaggagcggggtgtcgaggaggaaaagcccctttcatatacggagtaatttctgttcgttttaagttttaatgtcgctccttactttcatttaaaaaaacttgtttttttatttaatcaactaTAGGAAATTGATATAAGATGGTTGTCGTCAAATTATAAACTTTAATATGAAGCTCTGACCTGTGTCCCAATggagaaaattcaaaaacgttgcCATGTAACATAATTGGATACATGCATAGAGATAGTAAATATACATTAAGAGCCATTTCGGGTAAGGATTTACGGGACTGGATTTAGTCTTTCCTGACACTATAAGGATTTTGGGATCAATACTGGTCTTATCTTATAAATACTGTTCTATTGGTTGAAGAATAGATGTAATGTTAGAAGAGACCAAATAGACTCCTGAGGCCCACTAATAAGGAGAAGGCCAGACACATTGACTTTCCTTacaaaaacaaagtttaaaaaaagattaaaaaacatttgttggagaattatttgtttttatttggggggaggggttggggtGGGATGTAGGGTTGGAGGGAGTAGCGGGTTGAAGGTGTGGGGGTTGAGGGAGTTCTATTTGGATGGGGGTTGTTACCCCGGGGATGTTTGAGAGGAGGTGATtgactttattcttttttcctttcattattgttttaattagtgTAGGATGCTTCTAGAAacatttatgtagtttttttattataattatttttaatttacgatgtctttaggaatgtttATGCAGTTGATCGCTACGcgttagcaaaatttaaatttttccctagCGTAATGATTTATATcaataattgtttatatttttgtttattatgtaaataaaagtcaaaaatcgAAGTCCTTACAACCTTTAttgcaattaaatgaaaaaaaaacaattttttttcaactgaaagtaag of Artemia franciscana chromosome 3, ASM3288406v1, whole genome shotgun sequence contains these proteins:
- the LOC136024679 gene encoding zinc finger MYM-type protein 1-like is translated as MSSSGASGAKKRKIKAQRKEEEIKMQRRLASFFKPTDSDAGTSRDNPSATEVLPRNEQTLDVRLISEETNLREPQTEEMASRTISTDLSVNPYDNPCQPVLTDYPATTIGNRKRKFNSSYFLKYPWLEYSKEQDSVFCFNCRHFSGSSLRSGERYGARAFIDIGFRKWKDISELIRQHENSDRHKACTISLTQFKAIETEAAESVASCLSKEREKEILENRQYVKALLKTTALLGRQGLAFRGHDEGESSANQGNFVETVHLLTEINPDLMKNSRKAYGHYMSHEYQNDYIEVIGNEIKSSIAKEVREAKYFAVLVDETKDLSKKEQLAILVRYVHDLKIKERAIGCYHMRKVDAESLADFIYNEIKGIGLDWSKCVGQCYDGASVMSGHFSGVQARLREKAPQAVYTHCHSHRLNLVIGDCMQKIQRISSVFSVLQTVYSFVSNSNTRYQLFVEAQKTANVPVLTLERTVVTRWSYWYRSVAKILVRYDCILAVLSVVQESSDREAAAEATGLKNQLESFPFIFSLHVIHEVLAVINSLSEQLQAADLVISEACTLISATKNELRKMRDDEYFRVLYGKSKEMAINVGADLSETSALSSAIPVKSKRVQKISGRLRDYLTTTTIGKHNIDSESTTTEDKMRREFYEVLDRVLNEFEERFSVQLPVLEATRCLNPKSTDFMDSDLLFVIATYFDQAGIDTMQLKCQALIARAFVSQLPQKPANALDVFEQLGGLKEAYSELLKVVRGVREEGKLNLFKTVRDKLNQIRILATKPLPLL